A genome region from Longimicrobiaceae bacterium includes the following:
- a CDS encoding nuclear transport factor 2 family protein: MSEQHEALIRRWFDEVWNQRRGEAIDEMMADEVEAFGLPAPTHGREAFKQFHQAFLAGFPALYVTVEEVISEGDRAAYRCRLKATHRNGHTGEVDGAGFVRIRDGQLTAGHNIWNFHELLEQLEAIPPNSVMNAVQAGAPAA; the protein is encoded by the coding sequence ATGTCGGAACAGCACGAGGCGTTGATCCGCCGGTGGTTCGACGAGGTGTGGAACCAGCGGCGCGGAGAGGCGATCGACGAGATGATGGCCGATGAGGTCGAGGCGTTCGGATTGCCTGCGCCAACGCATGGCCGCGAGGCGTTCAAGCAGTTCCACCAAGCTTTCCTCGCAGGCTTTCCCGCCCTCTACGTAACCGTCGAAGAGGTGATCTCGGAGGGTGATCGGGCCGCGTACCGTTGCCGGCTGAAGGCCACACACCGGAACGGTCACACTGGCGAGGTGGACGGTGCCGGCTTCGTACGTATTCGGGACGGGCAGCTCACGGCGGGACACAACATCTGGAACTTCCACGAATTGCTGGAGCAACTCGAGGCAATCCCGCCGAATTCGGTGATGAACGCGGTCCAAGCCGGTGCTCCGGCAGCGTAG